The genomic interval ACACCCGCAACCGACACATTGGTCGAAGGCACTTTAGACACGAAGCCGCCCACATCCCAGCCGCCAGACAAACCTTTGCTGACTGATAACTTGGTTTGCATCAGGTTGCTCGCGTTGTCACCAGACACTTTGGCCCAAGCGGCACCGTCTTGAATTCTTGTCAGGGTGCTGGATGCGCTGACATCAAAGCCGGTCAAGCCCAAAGGTGCGGCTGGCTCAATGGCCTTGGTGCTGGTCACTGCTGCGAGGTCTTTGCTCACGGCCAAAAACTCGGCTTGACTGAGGGTGTTGAAGTTACTCAAGTCAGCCGCTGTCGCTTGGGGGCTGATCGCCATAGCGGCGGCGACTGCGACAGTGATGGGAAGAAAGCGCTGAACGATGTTCATCAAGGTATTTTTCTAAAAGTTTGAATCGCACATATTTTCACACGGTCGCAACGTCAGTCACACCAAGCTCAAACGCATTTCCACATGCGGTATCCCCACCTCATCAAACGGCGTCCCCACCACTGCAAAGCCGTGAGCCGCATAAAACCTTTCCGCCGTTCGCTGTGCATTGAGCCGCACTTCTTGGTTACCGCGTCGGCGCGCCTCTAGCAGTAGTGCTTGCAGCAATCGCGCGCCGTAGCCTTTGCCGCGCATCTCGCGAAGCACCGCCATGCGCCCTACTTTGGCTGTATTGGCGCAAGGTTGCAACAAACGGGCATTGCCTAGCGGCTGACCATTTCCATCCAACAACACGGCGTGCAAAGCTGTGGCGTCATCCGCATCCCATTCGTCTTCGGGGGCGATGCCCTGCTCTTGCACAAACACGGCGGTGCGTACCGCTTGGGCAGCGGTTTGCATCAAGGGCCATTCGCCAATTTCGATGTAAGTCATCGTCATCACGTCACACCCCAAACGCGTGTCGTAACGCGCGTGCAGCATCCATGTGTGCGGTCAGTGCTTCGGGAATCACGCGTCCCATTTGGATGAAGCTGTGCACCACGCC from Limnohabitans curvus carries:
- a CDS encoding GNAT family N-acetyltransferase, producing the protein MLHARYDTRLGCDVMTMTYIEIGEWPLMQTAAQAVRTAVFVQEQGIAPEDEWDADDATALHAVLLDGNGQPLGNARLLQPCANTAKVGRMAVLREMRGKGYGARLLQALLLEARRRGNQEVRLNAQRTAERFYAAHGFAVVGTPFDEVGIPHVEMRLSLV